The genomic window CGGCGGCATGGTGTCCGGCCGCGCGAGTAGAGCGTCGACTGCATCAAGTAGGTCAGACACTGTTCCCCCTCTCCTCACGTGATCCAGAACTATACATAACTCTGCACTCCGAGCTGTGGAGTTGCCGGCGTGTCAGGCGAAGATCTTGCCAAGCTAGGGTCACCAGCATGCGTCTCGCCCTCTTCGACCTGGACGGAACCCTCGTCGACCGCCGATCGGCCTTCCCGGACGCCATCGCCCAGCTCAGCCACGATCACGGCTACGGCCCCGAGATCGAGCGCTGGCTGGTCACCGAACTGAAAGACCGAGCGAACCGCAGCGACTTTGAGCGCCTGCAGGCCACCTTCCAGCTCAACGAGTCGGCCGACCATCTGTGGCGCGTGTACGTGGACCGCATGGCGGCCGCCGTGCACTGCCGCCCGGCCGTCCTTGACAGCCTGGCACGACTCCGGGCCGCCGGGTGGAACATAGGCGTTGCGACCAACGGCTCCAGCGACATCCAGCGCGCCAAAATCCAGGCAACCGGCCTTGCGGACCTGATCGACGGGGTCGCCGCGTCCGGAGACATAGACGTCCGCAAGCCGGACCCTCGGCTCTTCGAGCTCGCCGCCGCACGGTGCGGCACCCAGCTCACCCCCGGCGACTGGATGACCGGAGACAACCCCGAAACCGACATCGCCGGAGGCTACAAAGCAGGGCTCCGCACCATCTGGGTCGACGGCCGCCCCTGGCCCGCCAGTCTTGCCACACCCCACCACACCGTCGGTGACGTCACCGAGGCCATCGACTACCTCCTCACCCACTCCGCGGAGTAGCCCCATGCCCCACCAGCCGATTGTCGGCATCCTGCACCCCGGCAGCATGGGCGCCGCCGTCGCCGCCTGCGCCGCGACGAACGCGAACACGGTCCTGTGGTGCGAGGCCGGACGCAGCCCCGCGACCATCGCGCGCGCCGAGCGGTTCGCCCTGACCGGGATGGCCACGCTGACGGAGCTGCTGGACCGCAGCGACATCGTCCTCAGCCTCTGCCCGCCGGCCGCTGCCGAGGAGCTGGCCCACGAGGTCGCCGAGCACGGCTTCACCGGCGTGTACGTGGAGGCGAACGCCATCAACCCCGAGCGAACTGTGCGGATCGCCGAGTTGCTCGGGTCCACGGCGATCGTCGTCGATGGAGGCGTCATCGGTTCCCCGCCGGTGGGCGGCAAGAGCCCGACCCTGTTCCTGTCCGGCCCTACTGCCGCGGTCACCGAGGTCGACGCGCTGTTCGCCGGCACTGACGTGCAGACGGGGATCTTGGGCACGGAGGTCGGGAAGGCGTCCGCGCTGAAACTGTCGTACGCCAGCTTCCAGAAGACCTCCCGCGTGCTCGTGGCGCTCTCGGTCGGCCTCGCCCACCAGCACGGCGTCGACCAGGAGCTCCTCCAGGTCGCCGCCCGGCGCAGCGACTCGTACCTCGCCGAGCCCGAATACATCGCCAAGACCGCGGCCCGCGCCTGGCGGTGGGGCCCGGAAATGGAAGAGGTCGCCGACGCGCTCGCCGCGGCCGGCCTCCCCCCGGAGATGCTGCGCGCGGCCGCGTCCACGCTGGCACGCTGGAACGACGCCAAGGACGACGCCGAGCTCACGCTCACCGACGCCCTCGACAGGCTCGCCCAGCCGTAGCCCACGCTCATACCGACGCCGCTCCCACCCGCTGCACCAGCAGCTGTTCAATGAGCCGCGCCGACTCCTGCGGGGAGACCGACGAGGTGTCCACGGTCAGGTCCCAGACCATGTCCCGGTGCGCGTCCAGGTCCTCCTGCGTCGCCTCCCACGCCGCCAGCCGCGCGGCGGTATCGCGGTCACCCCGCGCTTCGGACCGGTGCGCGGTCACCTCCCTCGGGCACCACAGCAGCACCGTCGACCAGAGCGCCGGGTAGCCGCCGACCACGGCTCGGATGCCGTCGATCTGCCCGAGGTGCAGCACCGGCACCCCGGCCGCGAACGCCGCCGCGAGCCCGGGCCGGTCGACCGCGTAGGTGTTGCCGTACCGCCGGTTCGCATAGACGACGTCGCCCGCGGCCTCCAGCGCGAGCAGCTGCTCGGCGGTGCCCATCCGGTAGCCGTCGCGCTTGCCCGATCCGACCTTCAGGCGCTTGAACTGCCGGTAAGAAGAGGCGAGGTGGGCCAGAGCTCGGGTGACGGTGTCCTTGCCCGCGGCAGGCGGCCCGTAGAGGACGACGCCGTGCTTCATACCGCCACCGCCCCGATCGCCTGCCGGGCCTGATCCGCGAGCGAGATCGCGCCCCCCATCCGGTTGTCCACCACCAGGTGCGGGACGACCGGACGGAGGTTCACGTTGACGGTGGCGATGTATTCCTCCCACCGCTCCAGCTTCCAGGCGTCCCGGGCCGCGCCGCGGTGCGAGATGTACTCGTGCATCGACTCCACATCGCACTGCACCCAGATCGGCGCCACGTCGACGCCGTGCGACGCGCACCGGTTGATCAGGCGCTCCATCCATGCTTGGTCCGTGAGCTCAGCGATGAAGGGGGCGGTCACCACGGTGCTGATGCCGCACGAGACGTTCGAGTAGACGGCCTGCATCAGCGCGGCGTACTCGGCGGGCCGGACCTTCTCCCGGTAGAGGTCGGTATGCCGGTCGTGCGCTTGCGATCCCAGCGCGGTCAGCAGCGGTTCTACGAGCGGCCGCGTCAACGGGTCCTTGTCGACCAGCGGCCAGCCCGTCAACTGCGTCAAGAACCGAGCGAACTCGGTCTTGCCGGAGCCCGCGAACCCGCCCACCAGCACCACGCACGGCTTGTGCGGATCGCCACCGGTACGACGGCGCTTCCACGCCTCCATCACCCGCTGCTGCCAGCTGTAGCTGTCGAACCCGTCCCCGTCCGCGATCCGCGTCAACGCCCGCTCGACAGCTATCACGTGCAGACCATTCCGCTGCTCAGGAAGCGGGGTGACCTCGAACTTGGTCTCCTCACCGGGCAGCGCCGGCCGGAACCCGAGCGACGGCTCGGTCGCCCGGTACAACAGGCAGTAGGCCCGCCGGTACGGCGGCCCGGGGTAGCTCTCGCCCGTCTCGTGCTGGCTCAGAGTCTGGGGGTTCGCGGCCGGCACGTCCTTCAGCCCGGCCTGCTCGGCAACCAGCCGTAGCCGCTCGCCGGCTTCCTCGAGCGTCAGCCCGTGCCGCTCCCGATGCTCTCTGAGCTTGTCCGGGCGCCACCCTGCGCGCTTACCCACCCCGTCAGCCTCCGTCTTCACCATGATCCGGAGCCTAAGCGCGGGCCCCGAAAACCCGTGTGTAGCTACTCGTTGAAAACGTGTTGAGAAACTCGTGCACCGAAGTGACGAGCTGTTCGTGATGTTCCTCCGAGCCTCCGCCGGGTGTGATGGCCCCCACAGAACGAGCTATCAGGTGGAGGCCTCCGTGCCGGAGTTGAAGTGCTTAGGCATCGAATTCGTAGTCCAGCACGTACGCGGCCGAATCCATGGTCATCTCGTTGATCTCTACGACTCGCCCTTCAGCGTCGAAGGCTGTGCGGGCCAGCTTGATGACCGATCTTTCAGCGGGGATGGCGAGGCGGGCCGCCTCGCCGACAGTGGGCATGCGTACCCGGACCTCTTCTCGGTAGCGCGCTGGTGCGTGGCCAAGATCTGTCAGGCGAGCGTAGATCCCGCCAGGGCCGGTGTCGGCTTGCGTGATGGGAGACCCCTCAACCAGCGACTGGGGCAAATACGACTCAGCGACCATGACAGGGCGTCCGTCCATCAGGTACCGACGGCTCCGTACGCAAACCATCTCGCTAGGAGTCAGCCCAAGCACGTCCCTGATGTGGGGCGGAGGGGTGACGCTTTCCGAGACAGCGATCTGGTCGACATCCGGCAGTCGTTCGTCTGCGGACCAGATCGTCTTTCCGCTTCCCCACTGGTCGCGGGCCAGTCGCTTGATGCCGTGGCGCCGAATGGGCTCGAACGACATGACACGAGGGCTGGCTCCCTTCCTCATTTCGATGAGGCCTTCTGTGCGCAAGCTCTTCAGTGCCGTACGGGCAGTGAGGCCGGCAACCTCGTGCTGCTCAGCCAGCGCTTTCTCTCCCGGCAGGCGATCACCAGGCCCGTAGTCGCCCCGCTCGATCGCCGCCTTCAGTTCGTCAGCGATCTGCTGGGCCTTGGTGGGCTGTGCGCCGGTCTCGTCTGCTGCCATCTGTCTCCCTACCTCGATAACGATCCTATGGGTGGTTGCTATCGAGGTGCCCTGCGGGGCGCCGTAGCGGGTTCGGGGCGGCTGGGACAGGATACCGGAAAATTCCATCCTCGATAACGAAGTCGTTGACATCGGTAGCGAGGATGGTCTCTACTGGGACCCGCAACCTCGTTAACGAGGTGCTCGCCGGGTGTGCTACGAGCCCGGCTCCCTCACCCGGAACCGCTTCTGCAGCGGCGCCGGATGAGGGAGCCGGAACGTCGGTTTCCCACTGCAAGGCCGCAGGACGCCCCTTCCCCTAGTAGTCGGGGAGGGCCGGGGTGAGGCACCACCAACTCCCCCGGGTCATGGCTCCTGTGGAGCACGAAGCAGCGCAGATGTGCTGTCCGTCCATCAGGACCCCCGGGCCATGGCCTGTGCGTCCTGGCGGGCGGAGAAGGCATCGCGACGCGTTCCGTCCCTCCGACCCGAGGAGTCATCGTGACCACGACCGCCGCCCCGACGGCTCGCAAGCGGTGCCGCAAGACCCGCACCAAGAAGGTCAACCCCCTCCCGCCGATCGTCGCCTCCGCCCTCGCGGCCAACGAGATCGACCTCGCTCCCGGCCGGGAGCACATGGTCTGCCCCGAGTGCCGCACCTGGTGCCCGATCACCGGCATGAACGGCACGCCGAAGCTGGTGCCCCACCACACCGACCGCGCCGGCACTCCGAACCCGCGCCGCTGCACGGCTGGCAGCGACCGGCGAGTCACCATCGACATCGCCGTCGACGACTGGCGCACGACGCTGATCGAGGCCCGCCCGACCACCGCCTCCCGCCGCGCCACCAAGGTTCTGCCCAAGCCCAAGGCCACGTCCGCCCCGGCCGCCAGCCAGCTCAAACCCGCGCCGCTCAGCGCAGAGACCGTCCGACAGGTGTTCCGGCAGCACCAGCAGCAGTGCCGCGCCTGCAAGGGCGAGATCACCGGCCGCGACGGACTGCCGCTGCCCTGCCACGACGGCGAACGCCTCGCCGTCACCTTCCTCCGCCTGCTCCGCCAGGAACCCCGCCGCCGTGCCGTCCGCGACTTCTTCGCCCAGGAGCGGCGCCGGTTCGACCGCCAGTACGCGGCGGGTGTGTCCACGCAGCGGGCCTCGCAGTGGGCCAGCGTGCTGCCGACGGTTCGAGAGGCCGACACGCTGCGCGCGCAGCTGCCCGCCGGAGACGCCCCGACGGACAGCCCCGCAGTCCCGCTCACCACCCTTCACCCCACGCACCCGGCGAGCTGACTCCCGGACGAACAACCGCGGCCCCGGCCATCCCGAGCGATCGGGGAGGCCGGGGCCGCGGCTGCTCGTACGACAGCCGACTCCCGAACACGGAGGCCGACATGCCCGTCCCGACCGACCCCCGCACCCCGCAACAGCGCGTCCGTGACCAGCTGGCCGCCGCTCGCAATCGGCTGGTCCAGGAGGGCGTGTCCCGCAGCGAGCGCGCCCAAATCGCTGACCGCATCCACGACTTGACTGAGCAGGCCCGCCTCATCGGTGCCTGAGTCGCAGCTTGCGCTGCCCGTCGCCGACCGCGCCCGCCATGACCGGGGCGCGGTGGCCGGCGGAGTGCGCAGGACGCGCACCTCCCGCCGTTCGAACCGATCGAACGTTTCCTTCCAAATTTGGAAGGCGCGGGATGCGATGGACCCCAGGGTGGCCGCCCGGGGGTCCTGTCGCAGGTCACCCTGTATGAGAGGACGACCCACCACATGCCCAGCATGACAGCCGTTCCCGCCCTGGACTCCCGCCCGCCGCTGCCGAAGCGCCCGCTCCCGCACGAGAAGACGCCGGACCGGCCGGCCCCGGTCGGTGGGCGCCCGCACCCGCAGCGCGACGCCCGCGTCGACCAGGAGATCGGGCCCCGCGCGGTCGGTGCGATCTACCAGACCAGCATCAGCGCGTACGAGGTCCTGGCGGTCATCCGCGACCCCGAGCGTGCGAGCGCTCTGCTCAAGCGCACCGCCCTGTGGGCGGTCATCGTCCGCGACATCATGCGCGCCGATGCCGAGCCGTACGCGGTCGGCGACACCTGGACGACGTCGGATCACCTGGTCCGCGAGGGCCGGAACCCGGCTGCCTTCGCGCAGGCCGCCTGACGATCCGCCACGGTCCGCCGCCCGCCCCCCCCGCCCACCGACGGACGGGGCGGGGGACGGGCCGTGGCTGGCCGTCCGGCCAGTCGACACGAAGGGAGCTTGTAATGGGTTGCTTCAGTCGCAAGGAGATCAAGGACGCTGCCGCGCTCCGGGCCGATGCCGAGGCCCGGCTTGCCGACATCTCCGCACGCAGCACGACCGCCACCACCCCCGCACAGCACGTTGCCCTCGGGCGCGAGCAAGCCCGCGCTTTGGGTGATTGGAAGAGCGCCGGGTTCGTCCTCACCGAGGACACGCCGACCGCCTGACGATCCGCCACGGTCCGCCTCCCGCCTCCCGCCCACCGGCGGGTGGGAGCGGGAGACGGGCCGTGGCTGGCCGTCCGGCCAGTCACAGGCGGCGGCCCCGGAGCTTGACCCTCCGAGGCCGCCAGTACAGGAACTCGGGAAGGAGTCCCTGTGGCTGACAGCATGACACGCACGATCACGACCGATGAAGCCAACCGGCGTCTCGGCCAGCACCTCCTGGCGGTGGTCCGCGAGCAGGACGCGCGGATCCCCGCTGAGCGGCGCGCACCGCGCACCGTCGCCGAGATGCGCGCCCGCCTCGCCGCCGTCGCCCTGGACGATTCCGAACAGGACGCGTGCGGGCTGTGTGGGCGCTGGACCCTGTGCGGGCCGTGCGGTGGCCAGTTGCAGCGGGCCGCGGCCGTCCCCGCCGGGACGGTGGGCGCCTGATGCGACACCGCATGATCGCTGCCGCGTTACGTCTGGTCCTGGCCGTGTCCGGTCAGTGCTCGCAGTGCGGCGGCCGGTTCGAGGGCTGGTCGGGAGGCGTCTGCGACGCCTGCAAGGCCGCCGGGCACTGACCGTGCCCGAGGACCTGTACACCCGCTACCAAGCCGCGCACACCGCGTACCGCACCCACCGCGCCACCTGCACGTCGTGCACCGACACCAGCCGCTGCCGCACCGGCCAGCAGCTGTACGAGCGGTTCACGGCGCTCCAGGACGCATACCTCAACCGTCTGCGCCAGCAACGGCGTTGACGGTTTCCGCCAGTCCGGCACCGCCACCTCTGCCGACTGCCTGACCCGCCCGGCCCGGCCCCGCCCCGTCGGCGGCCAGTCCGGGCGCGGTCCAGGGGAGCCGCGCAGCCCGCGCGCCCGAACGCCCCCGCCGGGAGGCCTTGATGCCCACCCTGTCCCCCACCACCCCGACCGACCGCCTGCCCCGCTCGCTGTGCCGGCACCCCGTGCCGTGCCCGACGGCGGACAGCCCGGACCGGGAGGCCGCCGCCGTGGTGGCCTCCCACCCGGAGCAGGGCTGGAGCCTGCTCTGCAACGGCCTGATCGCTTTCGACGACACCGGCGACCTGCTGCCCGACGGCCAGATCGTCGCACCGCACCGCCCCGTCTGACACCGCCCGCCACGGAGCCGTTTCGGCTCCACCGGCCGCCGTTTCGACCCCACCCGATCGCGTTTCGGGAGCACACGGAGCCGTTTCGGCAGCGCCCTGGACACCCCCTCCCGGAGGCCCCCATGACGATCACCGAAGTGCCGCGCCAGGCGGCACCCGACACCCCCGTTTCGGCTCCACCGACCGCCGTTTCGGACGCGCCCGGCCGCGTTTCGGGAGCGCCGGAGTTCGTTTCGCAGACGGTCAACCGGAACCCGATCAAGCCTGGCCGTGACCGGCTGATGACCCTTCTGTCGGTGGCCGCTGCGCTCGGCGGCACGCTGGTCGGTGTCATCGGTTTCGCGATGTCCTACAGCACCCTCTCCGAAGTGGCGCTGAGCTGGGGATTCAGCCACGGGCTCGCGCCGTGGTTCCCGGTCGGCGTGGACGCGTCGATCATCGCGTTCCTGGCGCTGGACCTCTACCTGATCCGCAAGAGCACCCCGTGGCCGTTGCTGCGGATGGCCGCGCACGCCATGACGGCCGCGACCGTGTGGTTCAACGCGTCCTCGCAGGGCGAGATCGGCGCCGATCCGGTCCGGGCCGCCAGCCACGGCGTCATGCCGGTCCTGTTCGTGATCGGTGTGGAGGCCGCCCGGCGCCTGTTCATCGCAAAGGCGCAGCTCGAAGCGGGTACAGCTACCGACCGGATTCCGCTGCACCGCTGGATCCTCAGCCCGATCGGCACCCCGCGGATCTACCGCCGGATGCGGTTGTACGGGGTCACCTCCTACCCGGAGATGATCCGCCGTGAGCAGGAGCTCATCGGCTACGAGCAGTGGTTGCGCCGTAAGTACAACGGCGACCTCAAGGACGCGAGCGAGGACGAACGCCTCCCGATGACGATGGCCGCCTACGGCTACACCGTCGCCGAGGCCCTGGCCCTGCCCGAACGGCAGGAACGGGAGGCGCAGGAACGCGCTGAGGACGCCGAGCGCCGGCGCCTGGAGGCCGAGACCCGCCAGGAAGAGGCCAAGGCGCGGGCGGAGGCCGCCCGGCTGGAGGCGGCGGGCCGCCTGGAGACTGTCCGCGCCCGCGTGGACGCCGAGACCGGCCAGGCCCGCGCCCACGCCCGTGCGCAGGTCAACGCCGCTGAGCGGGCCGCCGAGCAGGAAGAGGCCGCCTTGGAGACCGCGTTGCTCGCCGAGGCCCGCGCCCGCCAGGCCGCCGCCGACCGTAAGGCCGCCGATGAACGCGAGGCCGCTGCCGCCGCCGACGTCCGCGCGGCCGACCTGGAACGTCAGGCAGCCGAGAAGCGGAGGCTCGCGGCGGAGGCCGACCGGGCCGCCGCCGCGCAGACGCAGGCGATCGAGACAGCCGAGATCGCCGAGGCCCGCAAGCGCGCTGCCGAAGCCGACAAGGCCGCTGCCGAAATCGAGGAGGCCGCCCGCGAAACGCGCCGCCGCGCCGCCGAAATCGACCGGCTGGCAGCGGACGAAGAGGAGCGTGCGGCGACCGCGCGGGCCAACGCGCAGGACGCCCGGGAGCGTGAAGCCGAAGCCGAACTGCGTGCCGCCGAAAAGCGGCTCGCTGCCGCCGAAACCGAGCGGCGCGCGGTCGAAGCCGAGGACGCCGCCCGACTCACTCCCCGCCAGCGCGCGGTCCGCAAGGTCGCCCGGATGATCCTCGCCGCCGACGGCATCGCCGAGCAGCTGCCGCTCGCAGCGATCCAGCGCGAGCTGGGTGTCACGTCGGCCGGCACCGCCTCCGAGTACCGCCAGGAGGCTGCCGACCTGCTCGCGGACGGCTACCGCCCCGAGCAGTGACCCACACGCACCACCGTCCGGCACACACCAGTGAGGGCCAGCCCA from Streptomyces sp. Ag109_O5-10 includes these protein-coding regions:
- a CDS encoding guanylate kinase; amino-acid sequence: MKHGVVLYGPPAAGKDTVTRALAHLASSYRQFKRLKVGSGKRDGYRMGTAEQLLALEAAGDVVYANRRYGNTYAVDRPGLAAAFAAGVPVLHLGQIDGIRAVVGGYPALWSTVLLWCPREVTAHRSEARGDRDTAARLAAWEATQEDLDAHRDMVWDLTVDTSSVSPQESARLIEQLLVQRVGAASV
- a CDS encoding DUF5999 family protein, which translates into the protein MCRHPVPCPTADSPDREAAAVVASHPEQGWSLLCNGLIAFDDTGDLLPDGQIVAPHRPV
- a CDS encoding HAD family hydrolase, whose protein sequence is MRLALFDLDGTLVDRRSAFPDAIAQLSHDHGYGPEIERWLVTELKDRANRSDFERLQATFQLNESADHLWRVYVDRMAAAVHCRPAVLDSLARLRAAGWNIGVATNGSSDIQRAKIQATGLADLIDGVAASGDIDVRKPDPRLFELAAARCGTQLTPGDWMTGDNPETDIAGGYKAGLRTIWVDGRPWPASLATPHHTVGDVTEAIDYLLTHSAE
- a CDS encoding AAA family ATPase — encoded protein: MVKTEADGVGKRAGWRPDKLREHRERHGLTLEEAGERLRLVAEQAGLKDVPAANPQTLSQHETGESYPGPPYRRAYCLLYRATEPSLGFRPALPGEETKFEVTPLPEQRNGLHVIAVERALTRIADGDGFDSYSWQQRVMEAWKRRRTGGDPHKPCVVLVGGFAGSGKTEFARFLTQLTGWPLVDKDPLTRPLVEPLLTALGSQAHDRHTDLYREKVRPAEYAALMQAVYSNVSCGISTVVTAPFIAELTDQAWMERLINRCASHGVDVAPIWVQCDVESMHEYISHRGAARDAWKLERWEEYIATVNVNLRPVVPHLVVDNRMGGAISLADQARQAIGAVAV
- a CDS encoding DUF2637 domain-containing protein; translation: MTLLSVAAALGGTLVGVIGFAMSYSTLSEVALSWGFSHGLAPWFPVGVDASIIAFLALDLYLIRKSTPWPLLRMAAHAMTAATVWFNASSQGEIGADPVRAASHGVMPVLFVIGVEAARRLFIAKAQLEAGTATDRIPLHRWILSPIGTPRIYRRMRLYGVTSYPEMIRREQELIGYEQWLRRKYNGDLKDASEDERLPMTMAAYGYTVAEALALPERQEREAQERAEDAERRRLEAETRQEEAKARAEAARLEAAGRLETVRARVDAETGQARAHARAQVNAAERAAEQEEAALETALLAEARARQAAADRKAADEREAAAAADVRAADLERQAAEKRRLAAEADRAAAAQTQAIETAEIAEARKRAAEADKAAAEIEEAARETRRRAAEIDRLAADEEERAATARANAQDAREREAEAELRAAEKRLAAAETERRAVEAEDAARLTPRQRAVRKVARMILAADGIAEQLPLAAIQRELGVTSAGTASEYRQEAADLLADGYRPEQ
- a CDS encoding NAD(P)-dependent oxidoreductase, which translates into the protein MPHQPIVGILHPGSMGAAVAACAATNANTVLWCEAGRSPATIARAERFALTGMATLTELLDRSDIVLSLCPPAAAEELAHEVAEHGFTGVYVEANAINPERTVRIAELLGSTAIVVDGGVIGSPPVGGKSPTLFLSGPTAAVTEVDALFAGTDVQTGILGTEVGKASALKLSYASFQKTSRVLVALSVGLAHQHGVDQELLQVAARRSDSYLAEPEYIAKTAARAWRWGPEMEEVADALAAAGLPPEMLRAAASTLARWNDAKDDAELTLTDALDRLAQP
- a CDS encoding GntR family transcriptional regulator, which produces MAADETGAQPTKAQQIADELKAAIERGDYGPGDRLPGEKALAEQHEVAGLTARTALKSLRTEGLIEMRKGASPRVMSFEPIRRHGIKRLARDQWGSGKTIWSADERLPDVDQIAVSESVTPPPHIRDVLGLTPSEMVCVRSRRYLMDGRPVMVAESYLPQSLVEGSPITQADTGPGGIYARLTDLGHAPARYREEVRVRMPTVGEAARLAIPAERSVIKLARTAFDAEGRVVEINEMTMDSAAYVLDYEFDA